Proteins co-encoded in one Panulirus ornatus isolate Po-2019 chromosome 68, ASM3632096v1, whole genome shotgun sequence genomic window:
- the LOC139747253 gene encoding putative neural-cadherin 2 isoform X1 produces MFRIEGRRVGAPGGDLRPLEPLDYENPDHRKGFRFRVEVTDMGEEGWEDKYHVDGTWVNLQVADANDNPPVFTTHHAHLTLPEDTPAGTHLTTFTAHDLDGGGYSRIRYSIAPTSDPDGRFSVDGSGAVRLAGGLDREAAATHNLLVRATDDGVPPRTATATLSVNVTDVNDNPPFLAEPREVRVVENGGRQEVARVTLDDPDDWRLGHGPPFTLALDPRAPPHVSATVMVTHDKRGDEGRGVGVVSTLAPLDREEGRQLLVPLVVTDAGSLSATVTLTIHVTDLNDNPMTPAAKTVTVHTLQPQVTPVPLGRVYVQDPDDWASSSKTYAWRRHQRGFFLDTSTGDLTMAASTPDGRYELAFLVNDVSQGQSGVMANVTVEVKSLTPRDVTQATLLTLAADPYKVVRQENKGGTSLLRRLVVASQAWVEGKATGVQAWVDDDGTGTWAAEGGAGVGAAATSGKPKQEEKEGQKTTPPTTHVWVSAPGVHNLNHILLYRRRELARALRVTIQDVGAAICPETSYDATLKPTNETSSCEGGCWARAVLGRGYSVVDARNTAVVGPRLEIRRGCGCLGPTNPPEDRACGPDTCLNGGRCVPTPTGTRCICPYGTWGSRCKVLSRYFEGGGVGEADPGGGTNPDSGAWVWAPPVPTCAEVHLSLEILTASGDATLLYSGPLWEEGTSGVASDTEESQVKGEDVEEGDTRRTNNVDDGSVGSSDVAGGALQGASQVTEGAARGTSDVLLLELRGGRPSLLLDLGAGAVTLSLNASYSLADDTWHRIDLIWKDELVEMIVDLCSGTSLDTPPTPPSNPAPPDAHTCRGAAGLPRAARVLNTARPLQIGGLAHPPPAHTHYGWPAPLRPRPLRGCLRNLRINGQLADLGEGLLSRRSYPGCPAADCLSTGLHCGLHGRCHGSPGSLRCECQPGWAGPGCTTPTTPTSFLVNSYIKLALSFTPLGYTTTITLRLRTRTPRGQLVVLSSRGGRDHLALQLVNGRLCVLLQFQPDPARSLCLTRAQVTDGQWHTVVAARHGSATFLTVDDGDGGDLYNASVSLEGRQLLEVDGEEGVSVGGSPQIASANVIQIHGDYHDGCIDDLRISGRSVPLPPEVNSTAWGEVSVFKGVEPGCAAPPACTNVTCRAPFSCIDTWRSYNCGCGEGRVLSSARTTCEDEDECVWQPCLNGGSCFNKHSAGYVCACPVGFSGQHCQLPDARETSLKLSLGALVAILVWCAFLLLLICAFLLHQHHKRSALRRGMTAEVKDNSVKEQSSSPSSHTPNLLELQLLQPPRANGQPAWTTVNPNIADVDVLQVDAASVTSSVEDQKRCSTSAPDAGPPRAGGGRSGESPLRKKSGASLGGAAGVPAAGDDLRNYAYEGEGSSPGSLSSCLESCSGSAKFLGGFREVAHILES; encoded by the exons GGCGGCTACAGCAGGATCAGATACAGTATAGCTCCGACCAGCGACCCCGACGGCCGGTTTAGTGTGGACGGGTCCGGGGCGGTGCGTCTGGCGGGCGGCCTTGACCGGGAGGCGGCGGCCACCCACAATCTGCTGGTGCGGGCGACGGACGACGGCGTGCCGCCCAGGACAGCCACCGCCACCCTCTCT GTGAACGTGACGGACGTGAACGACAACCCGCCGTTCCTGGCTGAGCCGCGGGAGGTGCGGGTGGTGGAGAACGGCGGGAGGCAAGAGGTGGCCCGGGTCACATTGGATGACCCCGACGACTGGCGTCTGGGTCACGGCCCGCCCTTCACCCTCGCCCTCGATCCCCGGGCGCCGCCCCACGTCAGCGCCACCGTCATGGTCACGCATGACAAGA gaggggatgaGGGTCGCGGGGTGGGGGTAGTCTCCACTCTGGCGCCCCTGGACAGGGAGGAGGGACGGCAGCTGCTGGTGCCGCTGGTGGTGACGGACGCCGGGTCGCTCTCCGCCACcgtcaccctcaccatccacgTCACTGACCTCAACGACAACCCGATGACCCCCGCCGCCAAGACTGTCACTGTCCACACCCTCCAG CCCCAGGTGACCCCGGTGCCCCTTGGGAGGGTGTACGTGCAGGACCCGGACGACtgggcctcctcctccaagacctaCGCCTGGAGACGCCACCAACGGGGCTTCTTCCTGGACACCTCCACAGGAGACCTGACCATGGCTGCCTCCACCCCAGATGGCCG ctacgagttggCCTTCTTGGTCAATGACGTCAGCCAGGGTCAATCAGGGGTCATGGCTAACGTCACAGTCGAAGTCAAGTCCCTGACCCCGCGTGACGTCACACAGGCAACGCTCCTGACCCTCGCAGCTGACCCCTATAAGGTCGTTAGACAAGAAAACAAG GGCGGAACGTCTCTCCTACGTCGGCTGGTGGTCGCCTCGCAGGCGTGGGTGGAAGGCAAGGCCACGGGCGTGCAGGCATGGGTGGATGATGACGGTACGGGGACGTGGGCGGCTGAGGGCGGAGCGGGCGTGGGAGCGGCAGCAACGTCGGGGAAACcgaagcaggaggagaaggagggtcaGAAGACAACGCCGCCCACCACCCACGTCTGGGTGTCGGCGCCCGGCGTCCACAACCTCAACCACATCCTTCTGTACCGCAGACGTGAG CTGGCACGAGCTTTGAGAGTCACTATCCAAGACGTGGGTGCAGCCATCTGCCCAGAGACCTCCTATGATGCCACTCTAAAGCCTACAAATGAGACGTCCAGTTGTGAGGGCGGGTGCTGGGCGCGGGCAGTGCTGGGAagagggtacagtgtggtggACGCCCGCAACACAGCTGTGGTGGGCCCCCGCTTGGAGATCCGTCGGGGCTGTGGCTGCTTAGGCCCCACCAACCCTCCTGAGGACCGGGCCTGTGGACCCGACACCTGCCTCAACGGCGGCAGGTGTGTGCCTACACCCACCGGCACCAG GTGTATTTGTCCTTACGGCACTTGGGGTTCCCGCTGTAAGGTCCTAAGTAGATACTTCGAGGGTGGGGGCGTGGGCGAGGCGGACCCTGGGGGCGGGACCAACCCAGACAGTGGTGCGTGGGTGTGGGCGCCGCCCGTCCCCACCTGTGCTGAGGTCCACCTAAGCCTAGAGATCCTCACCGCCTCTGGGGACGCCACGCTGCTCTACTCTGGTcccctgtgggaggaggggacctCTGGTGTAGCCAGCGACACCGAGGAGTCCCAAGTGAAAGGGGAGGACGTAGAAGAAGGGGACACAAGAAGAACCAACAATGTCGACGACGGTTCGGTGGGATCCAGCGACGTGGCGGGAGGGGCTCTCCAAGGAGCCAGCCAAGTGACAGAAGGAGCCGCCAGGGGAACCAGTGACGTGCTGTTGTTGGAGCTGCGAGGGGGCcgtccatccctcctcctggacCTGGGAGCTGGCGCCGTCACCCTCTCCCTCAACGCCTCCTACTCCCTCGCCGACGACACCTGGCATAGGATAGACCTCATATGGAAGGACGAG cTGGTGGAGATGATAGTGGATCTGTGTTCCGGCACCAGCCTCGATACTCCGCCCACGCCGCCCTCTAACCCCGCGCCCCCAGACGCCCACACTTGCAGGGGCGCTGCCGGACTACCCAGGGCCGCTCGGGTCCTCAACACGGCCCGTCCACTTCAGATAGGCGGTCTGGCACACCCGCCTCCCGCCCACACCCACTACGGCTGGCCCGCCCCACTCCGCCCACGACCCTTGCGAGGATGTCTCAGGAACCTGAGGATCAATGGCCAG CTGGCGGACCTGGGCGAGGGACTCCTCAGCCGGCGAAGCTACCCCGGGTGCCCGGCTGCTGACTGCCTCTCCACCGGCCTCCACTGCGGTCTCCACGGCAG ATGCCATGGGTCGCCAGGGTCACTGAGGTGCGAGTGCCAGCCCGGGTGGGCGGGACCAGGCTGTACCACGCCCACCACGCCCACGTCATTCCTGGTCAACAGTTACATCAAGCTGGCTCTGTCCTTCACCCCGCTcggatacaccaccaccatcactctgag gctCCGCACGAGGACGCCACgaggccagctggtggtactgtcCTCCCGGGGCGGCCGAGACCACCTGGCGCTACAGCTGGTCAATGGGCGACTCTGTGTCCTGCTGCAGTTCCAGCCTGACCCCGCCAGGTCACTGTGCCTGACCCGAGCCCAGGTCACGGACGGCCAGTGGCACACGGTAGTGGcggccag GCATGGGTCGGCCACCTTCCTGACGGTGGACGACGGCGACGGAGGCGACCTGTACAACGCCTCCGTGTCGCTAGAGGGGCGGCAACTGCTGGAGGTGGACGGCGAGGAGGGCGTCAGTGTGGGAGGCTCGCCACAGATCGCCTCTGCCAACGTTATCCAGATCCACGGCGACTACCATGATG GATGTATCGACGACCTACGCATCTCCGGCCGGAGTGTACCATTGCCACCTGAGGTCAACAGTACAGCTTGGGGAGAGGTGTCCGTCTTTAAGGGCGTGGAGCCTGGGTGCGCCGCTCCCCCAGCCTGCACCAACGTGACTTGCAGGGCGCCCTTCAGTTGCATTGACACCTGGAGGTCCTACAACTGTGG gtgcggCGAGGGACGCGTCCTCAGTAGTGCCAGAACGACGTGTGAGGACGAGGACGAGTGCGTCTGGCAACCCTGTCTCAACGGAGGATCCTGCTTCAATAAACATTCTG CGGGATACGTGTGTGCGTGTCCAGTGGGGTTCAGCGGGCAGCACTGCCAGCTGCCGGACGCACGGGAGACTTCGTTAAAACTGTCGTTAGGCGCCCTGGTCGCCATCCTCGTGTGGTGCGCCTTCCTCCTGC TCCTGATCTGTGCcttcctcctgcaccaacaccacaagaGATCGGCGCTTCGTAGAGGCATGACAGCCGAGGTGAAGGACAACTCGGTCAAGGAGCAGTCGTCGTCTCCCTCTAGTCACACCCCCAACCTCCTGGAACTCCAGCTCCTGCAGCCGCCCAGAGCCAACGGCCAGCCAGCCTGGACCACCGTCAACCCTAATATCGCAG ATGTGGACGTCCTACAAGTGGACGCGGCCTCCGTCACCAGCAGTGTGGAGGACCAGAAGCGATGTAGCACGTCGGCTCCTGACGCAGGACCGCCCCGCGCGGGAGGAGGTCGGAGCGGAGAGTCTCCGTTGAGGAAGAAGAGCGGCGCTAGTCTGGGAGGTGCCGCAGGGGTCCCCGCCGCTGGCGACGACCTCAGAAACTACGCTTACGAAGGTGAAGGCTCCTCTCCCGGATCACTTTCCTCCT GTTTGGAAAGCTGCAGCGGGAGCGCCAAGTTCTTGGGTGGGTTCCGAGAAGTGGCCCACATACTGGAGTCCTGA
- the LOC139747253 gene encoding putative neural-cadherin 2 isoform X2 — protein sequence MFRIEGRRVGAPGGDLRPLEPLDYENPDHRKGFRFRVEVTDMGEEGWEDKYHVDGTWVNLQVADANDNPPVFTTHHAHLTLPEDTPAGTHLTTFTAHDLDGGGYSRIRYSIAPTSDPDGRFSVDGSGAVRLAGGLDREAAATHNLLVRATDDGVPPRTATATLSVNVTDVNDNPPFLAEPREVRVVENGGRQEVARVTLDDPDDWRLGHGPPFTLALDPRAPPHVSATVMVTHDKRGDEGRGVGVVSTLAPLDREEGRQLLVPLVVTDAGSLSATVTLTIHVTDLNDNPMTPAAKTVTVHTLQPQVTPVPLGRVYVQDPDDWASSSKTYAWRRHQRGFFLDTSTGDLTMAASTPDGRYELAFLVNDVSQGQSGVMANVTVEVKSLTPRDVTQATLLTLAADPYKVVRQENKGGTSLLRRLVVASQAWVEGKATGVQAWVDDDGTGTWAAEGGAGVGAAATSGKPKQEEKEGQKTTPPTTHVWVSAPGVHNLNHILLYRRRELARALRVTIQDVGAAICPETSYDATLKPTNETSSCEGGCWARAVLGRGYSVVDARNTAVVGPRLEIRRGCGCLGPTNPPEDRACGPDTCLNGGRCVPTPTGTRCICPYGTWGSRCKVLSRYFEGGGVGEADPGGGTNPDSGAWVWAPPVPTCAEVHLSLEILTASGDATLLYSGPLWEEGTSGVASDTEESQVKGEDVEEGDTRRTNNVDDGSVGSSDVAGGALQGASQVTEGAARGTSDVLLLELRGGRPSLLLDLGAGAVTLSLNASYSLADDTWHRIDLIWKDELVEMIVDLCSGTSLDTPPTPPSNPAPPDAHTCRGAAGLPRAARVLNTARPLQIGGLAHPPPAHTHYGWPAPLRPRPLRGCLRNLRINGQLADLGEGLLSRRSYPGCPAADCLSTGLHCGLHGRCHGSPGSLRCECQPGWAGPGCTTPTTPTSFLVNSYIKLALSFTPLGYTTTITLRLRTRTPRGQLVVLSSRGGRDHLALQLVNGRLCVLLQFQPDPARSLCLTRAQVTDGQWHTVVAARHGSATFLTVDDGDGGDLYNASVSLEGRQLLEVDGEEGVSVGGSPQIASANVIQIHGDYHDGCIDDLRISGRSVPLPPEVNSTAWGEVSVFKGVEPGCAAPPACTNVTCRAPFSCIDTWRSYNCGCGEGRVLSSARTTCEDEDECVWQPCLNGGSCFNKHSAGYVCACPVGFSGQHCQLPDARETSLKLSLGALVAILVWCAFLLLLICAFLLHQHHKRSALRRGMTAEVKDNSVKEQSSSPSSHTPNLLELQLLQPPRANGQPAWTTVNPNIADVDVLQVDAASVTSSVEDQKRCSTSAPDAGPPRAGGGRSGESPLRKKSGASLGGAAGVPAAGDDLRNYAYEGLESCSGSAKFLGGFREVAHILES from the exons GGCGGCTACAGCAGGATCAGATACAGTATAGCTCCGACCAGCGACCCCGACGGCCGGTTTAGTGTGGACGGGTCCGGGGCGGTGCGTCTGGCGGGCGGCCTTGACCGGGAGGCGGCGGCCACCCACAATCTGCTGGTGCGGGCGACGGACGACGGCGTGCCGCCCAGGACAGCCACCGCCACCCTCTCT GTGAACGTGACGGACGTGAACGACAACCCGCCGTTCCTGGCTGAGCCGCGGGAGGTGCGGGTGGTGGAGAACGGCGGGAGGCAAGAGGTGGCCCGGGTCACATTGGATGACCCCGACGACTGGCGTCTGGGTCACGGCCCGCCCTTCACCCTCGCCCTCGATCCCCGGGCGCCGCCCCACGTCAGCGCCACCGTCATGGTCACGCATGACAAGA gaggggatgaGGGTCGCGGGGTGGGGGTAGTCTCCACTCTGGCGCCCCTGGACAGGGAGGAGGGACGGCAGCTGCTGGTGCCGCTGGTGGTGACGGACGCCGGGTCGCTCTCCGCCACcgtcaccctcaccatccacgTCACTGACCTCAACGACAACCCGATGACCCCCGCCGCCAAGACTGTCACTGTCCACACCCTCCAG CCCCAGGTGACCCCGGTGCCCCTTGGGAGGGTGTACGTGCAGGACCCGGACGACtgggcctcctcctccaagacctaCGCCTGGAGACGCCACCAACGGGGCTTCTTCCTGGACACCTCCACAGGAGACCTGACCATGGCTGCCTCCACCCCAGATGGCCG ctacgagttggCCTTCTTGGTCAATGACGTCAGCCAGGGTCAATCAGGGGTCATGGCTAACGTCACAGTCGAAGTCAAGTCCCTGACCCCGCGTGACGTCACACAGGCAACGCTCCTGACCCTCGCAGCTGACCCCTATAAGGTCGTTAGACAAGAAAACAAG GGCGGAACGTCTCTCCTACGTCGGCTGGTGGTCGCCTCGCAGGCGTGGGTGGAAGGCAAGGCCACGGGCGTGCAGGCATGGGTGGATGATGACGGTACGGGGACGTGGGCGGCTGAGGGCGGAGCGGGCGTGGGAGCGGCAGCAACGTCGGGGAAACcgaagcaggaggagaaggagggtcaGAAGACAACGCCGCCCACCACCCACGTCTGGGTGTCGGCGCCCGGCGTCCACAACCTCAACCACATCCTTCTGTACCGCAGACGTGAG CTGGCACGAGCTTTGAGAGTCACTATCCAAGACGTGGGTGCAGCCATCTGCCCAGAGACCTCCTATGATGCCACTCTAAAGCCTACAAATGAGACGTCCAGTTGTGAGGGCGGGTGCTGGGCGCGGGCAGTGCTGGGAagagggtacagtgtggtggACGCCCGCAACACAGCTGTGGTGGGCCCCCGCTTGGAGATCCGTCGGGGCTGTGGCTGCTTAGGCCCCACCAACCCTCCTGAGGACCGGGCCTGTGGACCCGACACCTGCCTCAACGGCGGCAGGTGTGTGCCTACACCCACCGGCACCAG GTGTATTTGTCCTTACGGCACTTGGGGTTCCCGCTGTAAGGTCCTAAGTAGATACTTCGAGGGTGGGGGCGTGGGCGAGGCGGACCCTGGGGGCGGGACCAACCCAGACAGTGGTGCGTGGGTGTGGGCGCCGCCCGTCCCCACCTGTGCTGAGGTCCACCTAAGCCTAGAGATCCTCACCGCCTCTGGGGACGCCACGCTGCTCTACTCTGGTcccctgtgggaggaggggacctCTGGTGTAGCCAGCGACACCGAGGAGTCCCAAGTGAAAGGGGAGGACGTAGAAGAAGGGGACACAAGAAGAACCAACAATGTCGACGACGGTTCGGTGGGATCCAGCGACGTGGCGGGAGGGGCTCTCCAAGGAGCCAGCCAAGTGACAGAAGGAGCCGCCAGGGGAACCAGTGACGTGCTGTTGTTGGAGCTGCGAGGGGGCcgtccatccctcctcctggacCTGGGAGCTGGCGCCGTCACCCTCTCCCTCAACGCCTCCTACTCCCTCGCCGACGACACCTGGCATAGGATAGACCTCATATGGAAGGACGAG cTGGTGGAGATGATAGTGGATCTGTGTTCCGGCACCAGCCTCGATACTCCGCCCACGCCGCCCTCTAACCCCGCGCCCCCAGACGCCCACACTTGCAGGGGCGCTGCCGGACTACCCAGGGCCGCTCGGGTCCTCAACACGGCCCGTCCACTTCAGATAGGCGGTCTGGCACACCCGCCTCCCGCCCACACCCACTACGGCTGGCCCGCCCCACTCCGCCCACGACCCTTGCGAGGATGTCTCAGGAACCTGAGGATCAATGGCCAG CTGGCGGACCTGGGCGAGGGACTCCTCAGCCGGCGAAGCTACCCCGGGTGCCCGGCTGCTGACTGCCTCTCCACCGGCCTCCACTGCGGTCTCCACGGCAG ATGCCATGGGTCGCCAGGGTCACTGAGGTGCGAGTGCCAGCCCGGGTGGGCGGGACCAGGCTGTACCACGCCCACCACGCCCACGTCATTCCTGGTCAACAGTTACATCAAGCTGGCTCTGTCCTTCACCCCGCTcggatacaccaccaccatcactctgag gctCCGCACGAGGACGCCACgaggccagctggtggtactgtcCTCCCGGGGCGGCCGAGACCACCTGGCGCTACAGCTGGTCAATGGGCGACTCTGTGTCCTGCTGCAGTTCCAGCCTGACCCCGCCAGGTCACTGTGCCTGACCCGAGCCCAGGTCACGGACGGCCAGTGGCACACGGTAGTGGcggccag GCATGGGTCGGCCACCTTCCTGACGGTGGACGACGGCGACGGAGGCGACCTGTACAACGCCTCCGTGTCGCTAGAGGGGCGGCAACTGCTGGAGGTGGACGGCGAGGAGGGCGTCAGTGTGGGAGGCTCGCCACAGATCGCCTCTGCCAACGTTATCCAGATCCACGGCGACTACCATGATG GATGTATCGACGACCTACGCATCTCCGGCCGGAGTGTACCATTGCCACCTGAGGTCAACAGTACAGCTTGGGGAGAGGTGTCCGTCTTTAAGGGCGTGGAGCCTGGGTGCGCCGCTCCCCCAGCCTGCACCAACGTGACTTGCAGGGCGCCCTTCAGTTGCATTGACACCTGGAGGTCCTACAACTGTGG gtgcggCGAGGGACGCGTCCTCAGTAGTGCCAGAACGACGTGTGAGGACGAGGACGAGTGCGTCTGGCAACCCTGTCTCAACGGAGGATCCTGCTTCAATAAACATTCTG CGGGATACGTGTGTGCGTGTCCAGTGGGGTTCAGCGGGCAGCACTGCCAGCTGCCGGACGCACGGGAGACTTCGTTAAAACTGTCGTTAGGCGCCCTGGTCGCCATCCTCGTGTGGTGCGCCTTCCTCCTGC TCCTGATCTGTGCcttcctcctgcaccaacaccacaagaGATCGGCGCTTCGTAGAGGCATGACAGCCGAGGTGAAGGACAACTCGGTCAAGGAGCAGTCGTCGTCTCCCTCTAGTCACACCCCCAACCTCCTGGAACTCCAGCTCCTGCAGCCGCCCAGAGCCAACGGCCAGCCAGCCTGGACCACCGTCAACCCTAATATCGCAG ATGTGGACGTCCTACAAGTGGACGCGGCCTCCGTCACCAGCAGTGTGGAGGACCAGAAGCGATGTAGCACGTCGGCTCCTGACGCAGGACCGCCCCGCGCGGGAGGAGGTCGGAGCGGAGAGTCTCCGTTGAGGAAGAAGAGCGGCGCTAGTCTGGGAGGTGCCGCAGGGGTCCCCGCCGCTGGCGACGACCTCAGAAACTACGCTTACGAAG GTTTGGAAAGCTGCAGCGGGAGCGCCAAGTTCTTGGGTGGGTTCCGAGAAGTGGCCCACATACTGGAGTCCTGA